In Labrus mixtus chromosome 11, fLabMix1.1, whole genome shotgun sequence, a single window of DNA contains:
- the cdc42ep5 gene encoding cdc42 effector protein 5, whose amino-acid sequence MPLHKSTRAPRLDPTMISAPLGDFRHTMHIGRGGDAFGDTSFLSTLGPSQASNDQGSTGSEAQPEVTDDHSDLHMDASESQQDNELQHSESVSSFDLDLDLGPSMLGDVLGVMDGLGLDSNEEDVFNLKNGPSSAGSKQGKGPSEMSVNMLNGKDLVGLDGNQVGDSRIPDGNGMKPKGLRPKVRFSDKREEIIRHASEEEEGQGFDFQDEDQLECLSPTRGEGESVGGGGEAEIANHRSDLPPSPASSHSSEYEGVTSLDRRRVDSGHSETDSEEEEEEGRGYTFEDEFDDEIGL is encoded by the coding sequence ATGCCGCTGCACAAATCAACCCGGGCCCCCCGCCTGGATCCTACAATGATCTCCGCCCCATTAGGTGACTTTCGCCATACCATGCACATTGGGAGGGGTGGCGACGCCTTTGGGGACACCTCCTTCCTTTCCACACTTGGCCCTAGCCAGGCCAGCAATGACCAGGGAAGCACAGGATCTGAGGCTCAGCCTGAGGTGACAGACGACCACAGTGATCTTCATATGGATGCTTCTGAAAGCCAACAGGACAACGAGCTTCAGCACTCTGAATCGGTGTCTTCATTCGACCTGGACCTGGATCTGGGCCCGTCCATGTTGGGAGATGTACTAGGTGTGATGGACGGTTTGGGGCTCGATTCCAATGAGGAGGATGTGTTCAACCTCAAAAACGGCCCCTCCTCAGCGGGCTCAAAGCAAGGCAAAGGGCCCAGTGAGATGTCTGTAAACATGCTGAACGGGAAGGACTTGGTGGGTTTGGATGGAAACCAGGTCGGGGACAGCAGGATACCAGATGGGAATGGTATGAAGCCAAAGGGGTTACGACCAAAAGTACGATTCAGTGACAAGCGAGAGGAGATCATTCGCCACGcatctgaagaggaggagggtcaAGGGTTCGACTTCCAGGACGAGGATCAGCTGGAGTGTCTTAGTCCAACACGGGGTGAAGGTGAGAGTGTaggaggtggaggtgaagcGGAGATCGCCAATCATAGATCAGATCTGCCACCTAGTCCCGCCTCATCACACAGCTCAGAGTATGAAGGAGTGACCTCGTTGGACAGGAGGAGGGTCGACAGCGGCCACTCAGAGACTgattcagaggaggaggaagaggaaggacgAGGCTACACATTTGAGGATGAGTTTGATGATGAAATCGGTTTATAG